From the Oleiphilus messinensis genome, one window contains:
- a CDS encoding monovalent cation:proton antiporter-2 (CPA2) family protein — protein sequence MTGYFIQAFIYLIAAIIAVPIAKRFGLGSVLGYLVAGVIIGPMIGLVGEETATIQHFAEFGVVMMLFLVGLELEPKMLWHMRNRLLGLGGLQVAGTTLAVTLLAINVFDQSFNVALTIGLIFALSSTAIVLQTLDEKQLSKTDGGRSAFSVLLFQDIAVIPMLALIPLLAVPELMDAAAQSGAGLGGETHSDISLANHLSGWPYGLVMAGAVALVIAGGHYFCHPLFKFVAKSGLREIFTATALMLIIGISALMGLVGLSPALGAFLAGVVLANSEFRHELESTIEPFKGLLLGLFFITVGAGIQFNLLFDNFFSVIGLTLGIMAIKFTILLLLGFSFRIRGSDRWLFSLSLAQAGEFGFVLLNFGAQNHVLDHATVQLLSLVVALSMVFTPALFIAFDRYILPRFEHKKNDPETDEITEQGTVIIAGIGRFGQIINRLLVANGIHTVVLDHEITQVENVRRFDMKGYFGDASRLDLLHTAGIDNAACIVIAIDDKIRSVEITQTVKRHHPHVKVMARAFDRGHLYQLRQAGADHIIAETYHSALELGGQVLMGLGFNKRHADIVKAAFVDIEKRHQDELYEAWQSLTEDIKFSSQYSKLFITLEQVMGEEMKKTCEHLTDYTGSKPAHGQADEAQKPQSEGSTS from the coding sequence ATGACTGGCTACTTTATTCAAGCCTTTATCTATCTCATCGCCGCAATCATTGCCGTGCCTATTGCTAAACGATTTGGTCTGGGGTCTGTACTCGGCTATCTCGTAGCAGGCGTTATCATCGGCCCGATGATCGGGTTAGTCGGAGAAGAGACCGCAACGATTCAGCATTTTGCGGAGTTCGGTGTGGTAATGATGCTGTTTTTGGTGGGCCTGGAACTTGAGCCAAAGATGCTTTGGCACATGCGTAACCGTTTGCTGGGCCTGGGTGGACTGCAAGTCGCCGGAACCACACTCGCAGTCACCCTGCTTGCAATCAATGTCTTTGATCAGAGTTTTAACGTTGCCCTGACAATCGGTCTCATTTTTGCGCTTTCTTCCACTGCAATTGTGTTGCAGACCCTGGATGAAAAACAACTCAGTAAAACAGACGGTGGCCGCTCAGCATTCTCAGTACTGCTTTTTCAAGATATTGCGGTCATCCCGATGCTTGCCTTGATACCACTACTCGCGGTACCGGAGTTGATGGATGCTGCCGCTCAATCGGGTGCTGGCCTAGGCGGGGAGACTCACTCGGATATCAGTCTCGCCAATCACCTTTCAGGCTGGCCCTACGGTTTGGTGATGGCAGGTGCAGTGGCATTAGTTATCGCGGGTGGTCACTATTTCTGCCACCCGCTGTTCAAGTTTGTCGCCAAATCAGGCTTGCGGGAAATCTTCACTGCGACCGCACTGATGCTGATTATCGGGATATCAGCGCTGATGGGTCTTGTTGGTTTATCACCGGCCCTCGGGGCATTTCTTGCCGGTGTCGTGCTGGCAAACAGTGAATTCCGACATGAGTTAGAAAGCACGATAGAGCCCTTTAAGGGATTATTATTGGGATTATTCTTTATTACAGTTGGGGCAGGTATTCAGTTTAACCTGTTGTTTGATAATTTTTTCTCAGTAATTGGCCTTACACTGGGTATCATGGCAATAAAATTTACCATATTGTTGCTCTTGGGCTTTAGTTTCCGAATTCGTGGCAGTGACCGTTGGCTGTTTTCGCTTTCACTTGCACAAGCGGGTGAATTCGGCTTTGTACTGTTGAATTTTGGAGCACAAAACCATGTGCTTGATCACGCCACAGTACAACTTCTTTCCCTTGTTGTGGCTTTATCCATGGTCTTCACACCCGCCCTGTTTATTGCCTTTGATCGTTACATCCTGCCGCGCTTTGAACATAAAAAGAATGACCCAGAGACAGATGAAATCACTGAACAGGGAACGGTAATTATTGCCGGTATTGGACGTTTTGGCCAAATCATAAACCGACTCCTTGTCGCCAACGGTATCCACACCGTGGTGCTGGATCACGAGATTACCCAAGTCGAAAATGTCCGACGCTTTGATATGAAAGGCTACTTCGGTGATGCCTCCCGGCTGGATCTCTTGCACACCGCCGGAATTGACAATGCAGCGTGCATCGTCATCGCAATCGATGATAAAATCCGTTCCGTTGAAATCACCCAAACGGTAAAACGACACCATCCCCATGTTAAAGTAATGGCCCGCGCTTTTGATCGGGGCCACCTTTACCAACTCCGGCAAGCCGGTGCAGATCATATTATTGCAGAAACCTATCACTCAGCCCTTGAGTTGGGCGGGCAGGTTTTAATGGGTCTCGGCTTCAACAAGCGCCATGCTGATATCGTAAAAGCAGCATTCGTCGATATCGAGAAACGACACCAGGATGAGCTCTATGAGGCCTGGCAATCACTGACAGAAGACATCAAATTCAGCAGTCAGTACAGCAAGCTCTTTATCACACTGGAGCAGGTAATGGGTGAGGAAATGAAAAAAACCTGTGAGCACCTCACCGACTACACGGGAAGCAAACCTGCCCATGGTCAAGCCGATGAAGCACAAAAGCCGCAATCCGAAGGCTCCACATCGTGA
- a CDS encoding LysR family transcriptional regulator: MKNVDLNLLIIFDAIMTENSISSAAERLSMTQPAVSNAVARMRQVWNNPLFIKEGRGIKPTQFALNLWQQINSPLTQIRDAVDPKSFDPATARRRFRVACADIMVDLVWLPMRKLIEREAPNIDLHAIPYSRLNSQTLLANAEAEMVIGVKDDLRPSDRSELLFRGEYVCAMRKDHPLASEELTLERYLEADHLLVSLSGDPSGFVDEALSLIGKKRRVAMTVNHFASVPQMLLGTDLICVIANTVVAKAALAGELHITAPPVSFPPTQVAVGWHPRDDQDPGIIWLRENITRFARQEWERCGPACCLQSNMAKLTRETRPPLQ, encoded by the coding sequence ATGAAAAATGTTGATTTAAACCTGTTGATTATCTTTGATGCCATCATGACTGAAAATTCAATCAGTTCGGCTGCGGAGCGGCTGTCCATGACCCAGCCTGCGGTTTCCAATGCAGTTGCGAGGATGCGACAAGTCTGGAACAACCCGTTATTTATCAAAGAAGGGCGGGGTATTAAGCCTACCCAGTTTGCCCTTAACCTTTGGCAGCAGATTAATTCACCGTTAACCCAGATTCGAGATGCGGTTGACCCGAAAAGTTTCGATCCGGCAACCGCCCGGCGTCGTTTCCGGGTCGCCTGCGCCGATATTATGGTGGATCTGGTCTGGTTACCGATGCGTAAATTGATAGAGCGTGAGGCACCCAATATTGATTTACATGCTATTCCATATTCCCGGCTGAACTCCCAAACCTTGCTTGCCAACGCTGAAGCTGAAATGGTCATTGGCGTGAAAGATGACCTGAGACCGTCAGACCGAAGTGAACTGCTGTTTCGGGGTGAATACGTCTGTGCAATGCGTAAAGATCACCCGCTTGCCAGCGAAGAATTGACTCTGGAGCGCTATCTTGAGGCCGATCATCTGCTCGTGTCCTTGTCAGGTGATCCGTCCGGATTTGTGGATGAGGCACTTAGTCTGATTGGCAAAAAGCGACGGGTAGCCATGACGGTAAACCACTTTGCCTCGGTACCACAGATGTTACTGGGTACGGATCTGATTTGTGTTATCGCCAATACTGTAGTGGCAAAAGCGGCGCTGGCGGGAGAGCTCCATATCACCGCACCACCGGTAAGTTTTCCGCCCACACAAGTTGCTGTAGGCTGGCACCCGAGAGATGATCAGGATCCGGGCATTATCTGGCTACGGGAGAATATCACCCGATTTGCCCGTCAGGAGTGGGAACGTTGTGGGCCGGCTTGTTGCTTGCAATCAAACATGGCAAAACTCACTCGGGAAACCCGCCCGCCGCTACAGTAG
- a CDS encoding IS1380 family transposase, with amino-acid sequence MIKNTHKSAKKPAAKIRYQHTGKKLTSQAGIIPAMHFLDHIGFTEACQKHLDLQRGNTARYSLGDSIYLTIIGIIAGATSLRKVVSVWADQVLREVGGWLSIPDDSTLGRIFRRGKLKHVTQLEQINHTLRQGIWHRALKSGTWLPGTLYRGWIDVDSTVKTVYGQQEGAEKGYNPTKKGSNSYHPLVAFCSHTKEILQAWLRSGSTYTSNGIVGFMQQLSAQMPPKMRLLFRGDSGFFVGELMDWLDQARHGYLIKVKLKGLAALLDKQAWQRVPGHTDWEQCDFFHQCGQWERSRRFVAVRRKTALITKGPQQALLNEPVYDYFCYVTTERLSPWQAHTTYGKRATCETWLDEAKNQMGLAQIKSHDFMASSLIFQCAVLAYNTVRWMALLSDNDELKRWEIQTIRTFLVRTAGQLLRGGNQLKVNVPSNHLHPTPWADWLKLSFIH; translated from the coding sequence ATGATCAAGAATACCCATAAAAGTGCCAAAAAACCAGCCGCAAAAATTCGCTATCAACACACCGGAAAAAAGCTGACTAGTCAAGCTGGCATTATCCCTGCCATGCATTTCCTCGATCACATCGGTTTTACCGAGGCTTGCCAGAAGCATCTTGATTTGCAACGCGGCAACACGGCTCGTTACAGCTTGGGCGACTCAATCTACCTAACGATTATCGGCATCATCGCCGGTGCCACTTCGCTCAGGAAGGTGGTTTCTGTGTGGGCAGATCAGGTGCTGCGTGAAGTGGGGGGGTGGCTATCGATTCCAGATGACAGTACATTGGGTCGTATTTTCCGTCGTGGAAAGCTCAAGCATGTCACCCAGCTCGAACAGATTAATCACACCTTGCGTCAGGGAATTTGGCATAGAGCATTGAAGTCCGGTACTTGGTTGCCCGGAACCCTCTATCGAGGCTGGATTGATGTGGACTCGACTGTCAAAACCGTTTACGGTCAACAGGAAGGTGCTGAAAAAGGCTACAACCCAACGAAAAAAGGCTCTAATTCTTATCATCCACTGGTTGCCTTTTGCAGCCACACCAAAGAAATTTTGCAAGCATGGTTGCGCAGTGGCAGCACCTACACCAGCAACGGCATTGTAGGCTTCATGCAGCAACTTTCTGCGCAGATGCCACCCAAAATGCGGCTGCTATTCCGAGGTGATTCAGGATTCTTTGTTGGAGAGCTCATGGACTGGCTGGATCAGGCTCGCCATGGTTACCTGATTAAAGTGAAACTCAAAGGCCTTGCCGCTTTGTTGGACAAGCAAGCTTGGCAACGAGTACCGGGTCATACCGATTGGGAACAGTGTGACTTTTTCCATCAATGCGGTCAATGGGAGCGGTCACGTCGCTTTGTTGCTGTGCGGCGTAAAACTGCTCTCATCACCAAAGGCCCTCAACAAGCCTTGCTGAATGAGCCCGTTTACGACTACTTCTGCTACGTAACCACAGAGCGGTTGTCTCCTTGGCAAGCACACACGACATACGGAAAGCGCGCAACTTGTGAAACCTGGTTGGATGAAGCTAAGAACCAAATGGGGCTGGCGCAAATCAAGAGCCATGATTTCATGGCCAGCTCATTAATTTTCCAATGCGCTGTGCTGGCGTATAACACGGTACGCTGGATGGCACTACTGAGCGATAATGACGAATTGAAACGATGGGAAATTCAAACTATCCGAACTTTTCTGGTACGTACTGCTGGACAACTCTTGCGTGGTGGGAATCAGCTTAAGGTCAACGTTCCGAGCAACCATCTTCACCCAACTCCGTGGGCTGACTGGTTAAAGCTGTCGTTTATTCATTGA
- a CDS encoding zinc ribbon domain-containing protein: MPVYDYKCREHGLFHELATLEGSAQPCACPLCGVPSPRVIMIPPQVLAMAPEQRRARAVQEKAKHEPIVSTLDSRAEASDKADFYRRKEATGSHGRQQPGQCGCSHEHRSDQSSLKQQVVFLPDGSKIFPSQRPWMISH; encoded by the coding sequence ATGCCAGTGTACGATTACAAATGTCGAGAGCATGGCTTGTTTCATGAGCTAGCAACGCTTGAGGGCAGTGCGCAACCCTGTGCCTGTCCCTTGTGCGGTGTTCCAAGCCCGAGAGTGATCATGATTCCGCCACAGGTGCTTGCAATGGCCCCGGAACAGCGCAGGGCGCGGGCCGTGCAAGAAAAAGCAAAGCATGAACCTATTGTTTCGACGCTGGATTCTCGAGCCGAGGCGAGTGACAAGGCTGATTTTTACCGGCGAAAAGAAGCAACGGGTAGTCATGGCAGACAGCAGCCGGGTCAGTGCGGCTGCAGCCATGAACATCGATCGGATCAATCGTCTTTAAAACAACAGGTGGTTTTCTTGCCGGATGGCAGCAAAATCTTCCCCTCCCAGCGACCGTGGATGATCAGTCACTAA
- a CDS encoding substrate-binding periplasmic protein encodes MNINYVALAALFSLFMSIRGIAAPLSICIVDIEKWGEEDKLTGEIKGVYPDLFNVFQKRSGVEAIRRLAPYPRVIESLNSGVCDISITLIATGSNDIQTGSELYTIRRGVISARDLPITQYNQMRGLRVGVIRHAAVTAQFDNDKNIEKLGSVKYRNLLNMLSLGRIDAVAGDIDIMYAIVETEPNLAPFAEPLVLSELPINFMMSRKSAYLVRFAEFDELFLRLKEEGVVRKIVHEWLDTED; translated from the coding sequence ATGAACATAAATTACGTTGCGCTAGCCGCGCTGTTTTCGTTGTTTATGAGCATTCGGGGTATTGCTGCACCATTAAGTATCTGTATCGTTGACATTGAAAAATGGGGTGAAGAGGATAAGCTGACCGGAGAAATCAAGGGGGTATATCCAGATCTGTTTAATGTGTTCCAGAAGCGTAGTGGTGTCGAGGCTATTCGTCGTCTTGCCCCTTACCCCAGGGTGATTGAATCATTGAATAGTGGTGTATGTGATATTAGCATCACCTTGATTGCGACCGGCTCGAATGATATCCAGACTGGTAGCGAGCTTTACACGATACGAAGAGGTGTAATTTCTGCTCGCGATTTGCCTATTACTCAATACAATCAAATGCGAGGTTTACGGGTTGGCGTGATTCGACATGCAGCAGTTACCGCGCAGTTTGATAATGATAAGAATATTGAAAAACTTGGGTCCGTGAAGTATCGGAACCTCTTGAATATGTTGTCCTTGGGCCGTATCGATGCCGTTGCAGGTGATATCGATATCATGTACGCAATCGTAGAAACCGAACCCAATCTGGCACCTTTTGCCGAGCCATTAGTCTTGAGTGAGCTGCCGATTAATTTCATGATGTCTCGAAAATCAGCCTATCTGGTTCGGTTTGCGGAGTTTGATGAGCTGTTTCTCAGACTGAAGGAGGAGGGGGTTGTCAGAAAAATAGTTCACGAGTGGCTGGACACAGAAGACTGA
- a CDS encoding helix-turn-helix transcriptional regulator, with translation MLKINEQPVEIKYIGNAKNNEHLLRLVDLQKPSDSERLKDSLDLTAREAEVLLWIAKGKSNGEIGTILGVSPRTVNKHLEQIFRKLSVENRTSAAVKALSVLEPV, from the coding sequence ATGTTGAAGATCAATGAACAACCGGTCGAGATAAAATATATTGGCAACGCCAAAAACAACGAACATCTACTGCGCTTGGTAGACCTGCAAAAACCGAGTGATTCGGAGCGCTTAAAAGACAGCCTGGACCTCACAGCCCGGGAAGCTGAAGTACTGTTGTGGATTGCCAAAGGCAAAAGCAACGGTGAAATCGGCACAATTCTGGGTGTCAGCCCCAGAACTGTGAACAAACACCTTGAACAGATATTCCGAAAACTCAGCGTGGAAAACCGCACATCCGCCGCAGTGAAAGCGCTGAGTGTGCTTGAACCGGTCTAA